The genome window GGTTTAAGTGGTTTCTGCAGACTCTAACGTGGCCAGCCCAAGTTGTAGGGGGTGGTTCATGCTCAGTTCCCTTGAGCAGCCATTTTGTGAGGTGTTCTGCAGATCATAACctggtgggggtgtgtgtgtttgtgtgtgtgtacttgtatatgtatattaatatatgtttttgcTAAGTTGATAGTTTTTCACCTACAtagttcttatatttttttcttttggaaattgtAAGAAGGAATTTTCACATGAGGTTTTTAAAGtagatattttgtaatttaaactTTATGCTCTACCATCCTACTGTACAAAAGGATCTCTCTATTatattccaaaaaatattttccaaaatcatttttaGAATCAGCTTTGCTATTTTTAGGGGGAAGGGTGAGTAGGCAGTGGTGTTAtgttgtgtatgtgtttgtgtgtgtatgtatgtatctgtgaTGGgctcttaaaaggaaaaactggttGTAGCATAGATCCTGACTGGAAGATAAAGATCTTCTAATGTTTTAATCATAACTTGTTTTAATTAGATTATAGATACTTTTAAAAGaccattatattaaatgtaaatataaccTTTAAACAGATAGTTGTTTCGTATATTGATAAAGTCTATAAACCAAATCTTTCTGTTTCAGGGATCGCTTGCACTTGAGACGGACTACAGAACAGCACGTGCCAGAGGTGGAAGTCCAAGTCAAACGCAGAAGGACAGCCTCACTGAGCAACCAAGAGTGAGTACAGTTTGATCTGAGGACCAGTTCAGGTCAGAAACCTGTTTCAGATAGAACAAAGTATCATGCAATGAGGGGATTAAAATTGACTTAATTAATTGAATAGcacatgtatataataaaaaagacacaggaaaaaagtaatgaaatccttgtttgtgtttttctaatgTATCTCAAACTCTTAAAATACtagtatttttgtcttttctcacatatatgtgtgtgtttttttctttataaaattctgtATTTATCCTTCAACATATGCATACTTAAGTTATTTCTGCTAttattaatgtgtgtgtgtgtgtgtgtgtgtgtgtgtgtgtgtgtgtgtgtctgtgtgtctgtgtctggtagggggagagagaaaggaaggaggtggGACACTTGAGATTTGTTTGTATATATGACACTGTGCTATATGCTATATGCATTGTAACAATATGTGATATGGGGGATATTTCCATATTAgtacatataattttacattatgttaCAGATTACAGAATATGGGTGGTATAATAACATAATTGTTTTAATCATTAGCCCGCTGTTGGATATTTAGTTTGTTTGCATTTCTCGGCTATTAACAATGAAGATAAGAATGGTCACCTTGAAATTGCAGTGTGTTgatactaattattttatttcacttttgcaTGTTTAAAGTTTTTTCCTCATGGTGTAAAGTGGGTAGCATTTCTAGTCTTGTTTTTTATATGCTCATTTTGTAtgtgaaaaaaattgtatatactgGCACATTTTAAATTACTGGTGAGGGTAAAGATTTTTCcctatttagtttttctttataaactcttggtgttattatttaattacattttcagaattgctttgaaagggacattttataaatattttgtttatatcatttatatgttttattgatAAGTACTTTATAGATATTTTGggtaatataatttattttttataatatgctattttattatgcattttatttgatatggtattataatatctttttctcctttcagtcTTTTGTAACTCCAAGGCTTtagcttaattaattaattaaatttttggagacaaggtcttgctctgttgccaaggctggagtgcagtggccctatCATACACTGTAaccaccaactcctgggctcaagcgaccctcttATTTCAGCTTCCCATGAGTTATCGCACTCAGCTCCAAGGTTTTTAAAAGTGCCATTGGTATTCCCAGAGTTTCAAGAGATAGTTTGGAGATTGTGGTGGAGGTAGGGTTGGGATATGGTTTCTCAGGGGAAGATTGTGTTAGTGGGTGAGGTTCCTATCATGTTTATCATATTTTGTTAAGAGCTTTCATCCTATACAGCATCAATGTGGACTAAAAAAAACAGGTAATGTCATCCTCATCTTGTTTTGGGATGAGGTAAGCCTTCTTTAGGTGTCTGTCTTGTCCATATCTATGGAAACATTAAGatacttttgaagaataaataagttGAATTTTTCTGACCTCCACTATGTATATGTTGTGTATAAATAGCAAGGTCTTGAATTGGGAGAAGGATCTGAGGGGAGTGTTGAGTTAGGGATATAGTATAATTTCCCCACTTGTGCCTCTTCATTTTGAAAGAGGGTGCATTATAGAAACAGGTAAGCAGGATTGAAAGGCCCTGCCACATGGTACATGTGCTCAGAATTCTCAGAATTGGGATACTTACTAGTTACATTATTTGTGTTTTACTATGAGTGTTtaatgtttatccattcatctcccACCTTCTCCCAAACCATAAGTACTGGGAGTCAATCTTACTGGAGGAATTGTGTGGATAGTACTGGCCTTAAAGATAAATAAAGGTTTATCATTAGTATTCTTTCCAGAAAattcaaagcaaaatgaaataaaagtcaaCATGAGATGCAAGCAAAATATTCTACAAACCAACAATGACtattaatagaaattcatttattgttgattcttttcattgatttttttttctactcctAGAATTGATGGATAGATGTCACCCCTGTTTTTTGATGtattgtggcttttttttttagaaacatttttttttttaatttcagcttattatggaggtacgaaagttcaggttatatatattgcccatgtcccgcccatcaccccgagtcagaacttcaagcgtgtccattccccagacagtgtgcattgtactcatcatgtagttatacccccatctcctccccctcccctccatccccctgagtcagaacattcaagagTGACCATtacccagatggtgcgcaatgcactcatcatgtaggtatacacccatcccctctccccaccacccacctcaGTCCGGCTtttaagggaaattagaaaatgagtCTGTAGAGTCTTCTTAATCTATTTCATGCATACCTTCAAATGTCTTTCGAAATCAacattctacattttatttattaaattatgtatAGGGTGCATCTTactttctcagtcttttcttaGTCTTCTGTTGGGTCATAGGTTAAACGCCAGAGGGACACTGCAATAGGAAATTCTGTCAAGACAAGTTTAAAGAAGcagattttttctttgaaacacttTTTAGGATTTTATTAGATTAGAGACAGTTGCCATTCACTAACAAAGAGGTTGGAATGTAGAATGCCCAAACTAGGATTTTATTTGTCATTAAGGAGTATGAAGATTTAAAGGTATGTGTAATGCAATTCTGATGCTAACTACCTGGAGTTAGGATTTCACATATTAAATGCATAGTCTCTCCGTAAGATTCTCCTCAGTTCAGGCACCAAATGCAAGCTCCAGGGTTCCCAGGACACCCACACTTCTGACCAGCTGGTTAGAGATTCTGGGGTTTCTGTGACCCTCTTAGGTTTTATACTTTGTTaaaatgactcacagaactcaagaaagTGTTTATGCttattagttttattataaaggatacaaatgaacacAGACTCATCAAGCAAGGTGTGGGAGGGTTCCAAGTGTCCCTGTCCTTGCATGCATTACCTGCACATCAGTGGATATCACCAAGAAGCTCACCAGAGCTTTGGATGTCCAGGGGTTTTGTTCTGGTTTCATTATGTAGACATGATTGAATCATTGACCATGCGATTGAACTCATCTAGCTCCATACCTTCTCAGAAGATCTGGCTGAGagccctaacccttactcttTAGTCTTCTGTGGTTTTTGTAGCCTATTctgagtcatctcattagcataaattCAGGTGTGATCCTAGGGACCTACCTTGAATAACTAAGACACTCCTATCACTTGGGTAAATTCTGAGTATTTACTGATTATATTCTAGGAACCAGAGACAAAGGCCAGCTAGATTAGTTCTTCATTATACAAAAGCATGATAAAAGTGTTTTTGAATAACTGCAGAAAAGGGTCCCATTTCCAAGTccttagttatctttttttttttaagacagagtctcactctgttgcctgggctagagtgccatggtgtcagcctagctcacagcaacctcaaactcccgggctcaagcaattcttctgcctcagcctcctgagtagctgggactacaggcatgcgccaccatgctcggctaattttttctatatataattttagttgtctagctaatttctttctatttttagtagagacggggtctcactcttgctcaggctggtctcaaactcctgaccttgatctgtcctcccacctcggcctcccagaatactaagattacaggtgcaagccaccatgcctagccccTTATTTATCAATAAGGGCAAAATTGTTAGTGATACCCCTCCTGcccaaaataaatacagtttccTTTATCTCTTCATATTCATAATCAGATTTTACATCCACGTTACTGATTCATAGGTTTATGTTGAGGGCTTTTCTCTGGAATTCCCTGTTATTAATAGTTGGTTGGTTTACATAGTTTCAGAGTCCTTAAACAGCCTTGGCCCTGGAAGTTCCTTGTTTCAGGTAGTTACTTTTCAGGAGAGCAGTATGAATGACAGCCTTAACATCTCATTGAAAAACCTTTAGCAAATCCCTTCCCCAAGAGAGAAAGGATTGTTTCACATAGGATGTTTGGAAAGTGAGGGAGTGTATATGATACTGATAATGTTTCTATAGGGCTAACAGTTCTTGGGTTTTTAGTTGTTTGGAAATGGTAAATGTCCACTACTTCCTTGCACATCTGTGTACAAGGactcctgttttgttttattgtttccaCATAAGGTGATGATATACTCTGATCCTAAAGGTGGATCTTCTTAAATGTAAGGGTCTCTTAATTTTCGTTCATCAGGTTACCTATAAACAGAAATGTCTATTTATCATTTGTATATATTGTGCTCTTGTCCTAGGTGTCAGTTGTACCCAAGGCGTTCTCAGCAACAGCAAGCACCTGTGGTGGATTTCCAGGCTGAACTGAGACAGGCATTCTTAGCTGAGACACCAAGAGGTGGTTAAAGCAGTACTGGAACAGCAAGGAAGCTGATTCCAAGCAAAAACCAGGTTAGAGCTGATGAAGTAATGATCAAGAATAAAGAAACCATTAAAGAATAGGCTGTTTGGGGTTTACTTAATTATCAGAGGCACATTACATTCCTTATCCTTAAAGTTTTCATGCAATAAGCACgttgcataaaattaaaaaaagtaaaagcaggtCCTTAATTTTCCTGTCCTGACACTTTTGTCATTGTTTCTGTATTGCATCCACATTTTGTAGTTCATGCATTTTAGgtagttttattcatattttattttacattgattttcatttttatttgatgtaaaaaaatatttcattataaatgtaTGTGGAATATCGTGGTAgtgaatgttttataatttacctTTATGGgagacttgattttttttttccctgctgctAGTTTGAACAAAGATTGAGTGAATAGTTTTGCATAAGACGTTTGGCAGGATAATTTTCTCAGATATGCATGTGTGAAAGTAAATGgattcaaaatacattttctaaattgaATTGCAAAGTATTGTATTAGTTTTCATTGCCTTCAAAGAATAATGTGCCAATTATAATCTACTTTCACCATTTGCTATTTCAATTAGAATATCATTTATGCCTACCGAATTATAAATATACATCACATTCATTAGCAGT of Lemur catta isolate mLemCat1 chromosome 9, mLemCat1.pri, whole genome shotgun sequence contains these proteins:
- the SNURF gene encoding SNRPN upstream reading frame protein, which produces MERARDRLHLRRTTEQHVPEVEVQVKRRRTASLSNQECQLYPRRSQQQQAPVVDFQAELRQAFLAETPRGG